In one window of Kitasatospora sp. MMS16-BH015 DNA:
- the rpsA gene encoding 30S ribosomal protein S1: MTSPTDTSVSTTPQVAVNDIGDAEAFLAAIDETIKYFNDGDIVEGVIVKVDRDEVLLDIGYKTEGVIPSRELSIKHDVDPHEVVSVGDNIEALVLQKEDKEGRLILSKKRAQYERAWGTIEKIKEEDGIVTGTVIEVVKGGLILDIGLRGFLPASLVEMRRVRDLQPYVGKELEAKIIELDKNRNNVVLSRRAWLEQTQSEVRQTFLTTLQKGQVRSGVVSSIVNFGAFVDLGGVDGLVHVSELSWKHIDHPSEVVEVGQEVTVEVLDVDMDRERVSLSLKATQEDPWQQFARTHQIGQVVPGKVTKLVPFGAFVRVDEGIEGLVHISELAERHVEIPEQVVQVGDEIFVKVIDIDLERRRISLSLKQANESLGADPASVEFDPTLYGMAASYDDQGNYIYPEGFDPEANDWLPGYEKQREEWERQYAEAQTRFEQHQAQVIKSREADAEAAAEGGDAVAAAAGGSYSSSSDETSGALASDEALAALREKLAGGQS, translated from the coding sequence ATGACGAGCCCCACCGACACCTCTGTCAGCACCACCCCGCAGGTTGCGGTCAACGACATTGGCGATGCCGAGGCCTTCCTCGCCGCCATTGACGAGACCATCAAGTACTTCAACGATGGCGACATCGTTGAGGGCGTCATCGTGAAGGTCGACCGTGACGAGGTGCTCCTCGACATCGGTTACAAGACCGAGGGTGTCATCCCGTCGCGCGAGCTCTCGATCAAGCACGACGTCGACCCCCACGAGGTTGTCTCCGTTGGCGACAACATCGAGGCCCTGGTTCTCCAGAAGGAGGACAAGGAGGGTCGTCTGATCCTGTCCAAGAAGCGCGCTCAGTACGAGCGTGCCTGGGGCACGATCGAGAAGATCAAGGAAGAGGACGGCATCGTCACCGGTACCGTCATCGAGGTCGTCAAGGGTGGTCTCATCCTCGACATCGGCCTCCGTGGCTTCCTCCCGGCCTCGCTGGTCGAGATGCGCCGCGTCCGCGACCTCCAGCCGTACGTCGGCAAGGAGCTCGAGGCCAAGATCATCGAGCTGGACAAGAACCGCAACAACGTGGTCCTGTCCCGCCGTGCCTGGCTGGAGCAGACCCAGAGCGAGGTCCGCCAGACCTTCCTCACCACCCTCCAGAAGGGTCAGGTGCGCTCCGGCGTCGTCTCCTCGATCGTCAACTTCGGTGCCTTCGTGGACCTGGGCGGCGTCGACGGTCTCGTCCACGTCTCCGAGCTGTCCTGGAAGCACATCGACCACCCGTCCGAGGTTGTCGAGGTCGGCCAGGAGGTCACTGTCGAGGTTCTCGACGTCGACATGGACCGCGAGCGCGTCTCCCTGTCGCTGAAGGCGACCCAGGAGGACCCGTGGCAGCAGTTCGCCCGGACCCACCAGATCGGTCAGGTCGTCCCGGGTAAGGTCACCAAGCTGGTTCCGTTCGGTGCGTTCGTCCGCGTGGACGAGGGCATCGAGGGCCTGGTCCACATCTCCGAGCTGGCCGAGCGCCACGTCGAGATCCCGGAGCAGGTCGTCCAGGTCGGCGACGAGATCTTCGTCAAGGTCATCGACATCGACCTCGAGCGTCGTCGCATCAGCCTCTCGCTGAAGCAGGCCAACGAGTCCCTCGGTGCCGACCCGGCGTCGGTCGAGTTCGACCCGACCCTGTACGGCATGGCCGCCTCGTACGACGACCAGGGCAACTACATCTACCCGGAGGGCTTCGACCCCGAGGCGAACGACTGGCTGCCCGGCTACGAGAAGCAGCGTGAGGAGTGGGAGCGCCAGTACGCCGAGGCGCAGACCCGCTTCGAGCAGCACCAGGCCCAGGTCATCAAGAGCCGCGAGGCCGACGCGGAGGCTGCTGCGGAGGGTGGCGACGCCGTCGCCGCTGCCGCGGGTGGCTCCTACTCGTCCAGCAGCGACGAGACCTCCGGCGCCCTGGCTTCGGACGAGGCGCTCGCCGCGCTCCGTGAGAAGCTGGCCGGCGGCCAGAGCTGA
- a CDS encoding class I SAM-dependent methyltransferase: MILATTPAPHGDPFEDIEGLDGLENFEDEDEDEGDAVRREAALEESSRASRHWWDRNADEYQDEHGAFLGDDRFTWCPEGLDEAEAGLLGPVAGLTVLELGSGAAQCSRWLAARGAHPVALDISYRQLQHSRRIDLGRGERPVAVVQADAAVLPFADGSFDLACSAYGAVPFSADTALLMREVHRVLRPGGRWVFSVTHPIRWAFPDEPGVEGLTATASYFDRTPYVEQDANGVATYVEHHRTIGDRVRELTAAGFRLLDLVEPEWPEELEQEWGGWSPLRGRHIPGTAIFVTERG, from the coding sequence ATGATCTTGGCCACCACCCCTGCACCACACGGCGACCCCTTCGAAGACATCGAGGGCCTCGATGGCCTCGAGAACTTCGAGGACGAGGACGAGGACGAGGGCGACGCCGTCCGCCGCGAGGCCGCGCTGGAGGAGAGCAGCCGGGCCAGTCGGCACTGGTGGGACCGGAACGCCGACGAGTACCAGGACGAGCACGGTGCCTTCCTCGGCGACGACCGCTTCACCTGGTGCCCCGAGGGCCTGGACGAGGCCGAGGCCGGCCTGCTCGGCCCGGTGGCCGGGCTGACCGTGCTCGAGCTCGGCTCCGGCGCGGCCCAGTGCTCCCGCTGGCTGGCCGCGCGGGGCGCCCACCCGGTCGCCCTGGACATCTCGTACCGCCAGCTCCAGCACTCCCGCCGGATCGACCTCGGCCGCGGCGAGCGGCCGGTGGCCGTGGTGCAGGCCGACGCGGCGGTGCTGCCGTTTGCCGACGGCTCCTTCGACCTGGCCTGCTCCGCGTACGGCGCCGTGCCGTTCAGCGCCGACACCGCGCTGCTGATGCGGGAGGTGCACCGGGTGCTGCGGCCCGGCGGGCGCTGGGTCTTCTCGGTCACCCACCCGATCCGCTGGGCCTTCCCGGACGAGCCCGGGGTGGAGGGGCTCACCGCGACCGCCTCGTACTTCGACCGCACGCCGTACGTGGAGCAGGACGCGAACGGCGTCGCCACCTACGTCGAGCACCACCGGACGATCGGGGACCGGGTGCGGGAGCTGACGGCGGCCGGGTTCCGGTTGCTCGATCTGGTCGAGCCCGAGTGGCCGGAGGAGCTGGAGCAGGAGTGGGGCGGCTGGAGCCCGCTGCGGGGGCGGCACATCCCGGGCACGGCGATCTTCGTCACCGAACGGGGCTGA
- the polA gene encoding DNA polymerase I, with protein MLLDGHSMAYRAWFALPVENFNTVTGQPTNAVYGFTSMLANTVRDEQPTHLAVAFDLSRKTFRSEEFPDYKANRAKTPDEFKSQIGLIGELLDAMKIPRMSLEGFEADDIIATLATAASAQGFEVLIVTGDRDSLQLVSENVTVLYPTKGVSELTRYTPEKVAEKYGVTPTQYPDLAALRGDPSDNLPGIPGVGEKTAAKWVNQFGSFDELVKRADEVKGKIGEKLREHLDSVKRNRVLTELVRDVELPLGVADLERTPFDREAVAQLLESLEFRNPNFRDRVHGIDVGAGAEEEAAAAAPGVAVEGELLTEPGALAAWLAAHSGGRIAVAALYEWALGSGSVSEIALATGEDAAWFDPAKLAEEDERAFAGWLADAEQPKALHIAKQVMRAFVEHGWEIKGVTADSALAAYLDKPGRRTFTLDVLAEEYLARSLAPAAAAESGQLSFDEPEHDPAAGAQALMTQARAVLDLAAFFETRLAEVGATELLHGMELPIAELLARMERTGIAADRAWLTTIEAQFAAEIARVVEEAHAAAGRPFNLGSPKQLQEILFGELNLPKTKKIKTGYTTDADALAWLAGQTDNELPVILLRHRDQAKLRTTVEGLLKTVSPHDRIHTTFNQMVAATGRLSSQDPNLQNIPVRTEEGRMIRRAFVVGEGYESLLTADYSQIELRIMAHLSEDAALIEAFESGEDLHTTVASQVFGVEPGEVDAEMRRKIKAMSYGLAYGLSAYGLSQQLGIKPGEAQGLMDTYFERFGGVRDYLHRVVEEARAVGYTETLLGRRRYLPDLTSDNRQRREMAERMALNAPIQGSAADIVKIAMLHVDTALREAGLKTRMLLQVHDEIVLELAPGEREQVEALVREQMAAAYPLRAPLDVSVGVGPNWEVAAH; from the coding sequence ATGCTGCTCGACGGGCACTCCATGGCGTACCGGGCGTGGTTCGCCCTGCCCGTGGAGAACTTCAACACCGTCACCGGCCAGCCGACCAACGCGGTGTACGGCTTCACCTCGATGCTCGCCAACACCGTGCGCGACGAGCAGCCCACCCACCTGGCCGTCGCCTTCGACCTCTCCCGGAAGACCTTCCGCTCCGAGGAGTTCCCCGACTACAAGGCCAACCGGGCCAAGACGCCGGACGAGTTCAAGAGCCAGATCGGCCTGATCGGCGAGCTGCTCGACGCGATGAAGATCCCCCGGATGTCCCTGGAGGGCTTCGAGGCCGACGACATCATCGCCACCCTGGCCACCGCCGCCTCGGCCCAGGGCTTCGAGGTGCTCATCGTCACCGGTGACCGCGATTCGCTCCAGCTGGTCAGCGAGAACGTCACCGTGCTCTACCCCACCAAGGGCGTCTCCGAGCTGACGCGCTACACCCCCGAGAAGGTGGCCGAGAAGTACGGCGTCACCCCCACCCAGTACCCGGATCTGGCCGCCCTGCGCGGCGACCCGTCGGACAACCTGCCCGGCATCCCCGGGGTCGGCGAGAAGACGGCGGCCAAGTGGGTCAACCAGTTCGGCTCCTTCGACGAGCTGGTCAAGCGGGCCGACGAGGTCAAGGGCAAGATCGGCGAGAAGCTGCGCGAGCACCTCGACTCGGTCAAGCGCAACCGGGTGCTCACCGAGCTGGTCCGCGACGTCGAACTCCCGCTGGGCGTCGCCGACTTGGAGCGCACGCCGTTCGACCGCGAGGCGGTGGCCCAGCTCCTGGAGAGCCTGGAGTTCCGCAACCCCAACTTCCGTGACCGGGTGCACGGCATCGACGTGGGCGCCGGCGCCGAGGAGGAGGCCGCCGCGGCGGCCCCCGGCGTGGCCGTCGAGGGCGAGCTGCTGACCGAGCCCGGCGCACTGGCCGCCTGGCTGGCCGCGCACAGCGGGGGCCGGATCGCGGTGGCCGCGCTCTACGAGTGGGCGCTGGGCAGCGGTTCGGTCAGCGAGATCGCACTCGCGACCGGAGAGGACGCCGCCTGGTTCGACCCGGCGAAGCTCGCCGAGGAGGACGAGCGGGCCTTCGCCGGCTGGCTGGCCGACGCCGAGCAGCCCAAGGCGCTGCACATCGCCAAGCAGGTGATGCGGGCCTTCGTCGAGCACGGCTGGGAGATCAAGGGCGTCACCGCCGACTCCGCGCTCGCCGCCTACCTGGACAAGCCGGGCCGGCGCACCTTCACCCTCGACGTGCTCGCCGAGGAGTACCTGGCCCGCTCGCTCGCCCCCGCCGCGGCGGCCGAGAGCGGCCAGCTCTCCTTCGACGAGCCCGAGCACGACCCGGCCGCCGGCGCCCAGGCCCTGATGACCCAGGCCCGCGCCGTGCTCGACCTGGCCGCCTTCTTCGAGACCCGGCTCGCCGAGGTCGGCGCCACCGAGCTGCTGCACGGGATGGAGCTGCCGATCGCCGAGCTGCTGGCCCGGATGGAGCGCACCGGCATCGCCGCCGACCGCGCCTGGCTCACCACCATCGAGGCGCAGTTCGCCGCCGAGATCGCCCGCGTGGTCGAGGAGGCGCACGCCGCCGCCGGCCGCCCGTTCAACCTGGGCTCGCCCAAGCAGCTCCAGGAGATCCTCTTCGGCGAGCTCAACCTGCCCAAGACCAAGAAGATCAAGACGGGCTACACCACCGACGCCGACGCCCTGGCCTGGCTGGCCGGCCAGACCGACAACGAGCTGCCGGTCATCCTGCTCCGCCACCGCGACCAGGCCAAGCTGCGCACCACCGTCGAGGGCCTGCTCAAGACGGTCTCCCCGCACGACCGGATCCACACCACCTTCAACCAGATGGTGGCCGCCACCGGCCGCCTCTCCTCGCAGGACCCGAACCTGCAGAACATCCCCGTCCGCACCGAGGAGGGCCGGATGATCCGCCGCGCCTTCGTGGTCGGCGAGGGGTACGAGTCGCTGCTCACCGCCGACTACTCGCAGATCGAGCTGCGGATCATGGCCCACCTCTCCGAGGACGCGGCCCTGATCGAGGCCTTCGAGAGCGGCGAGGACCTGCACACCACGGTGGCCTCCCAGGTCTTCGGGGTGGAGCCGGGCGAGGTGGACGCCGAGATGCGGCGCAAGATCAAGGCGATGTCCTACGGTCTCGCGTACGGCCTCTCCGCCTACGGGCTCTCCCAGCAGCTCGGCATCAAGCCGGGCGAGGCCCAGGGCCTGATGGACACCTACTTCGAGCGGTTCGGCGGGGTGCGCGACTACCTGCACCGGGTGGTCGAGGAGGCCCGCGCGGTGGGTTACACCGAGACCCTGCTGGGCCGCCGCCGGTACCTGCCCGACCTCACCAGCGACAACCGCCAGCGCCGCGAGATGGCCGAGCGGATGGCCCTCAACGCCCCGATCCAGGGCTCGGCCGCCGACATCGTCAAGATCGCCATGCTGCACGTGGACACCGCCCTGCGCGAGGCCGGTCTGAAGACCCGGATGCTCCTCCAGGTGCACGACGAAATCGTCCTCGAGCTCGCCCCGGGCGAGCGCGAGCAGGTCGAGGCCCTGGTCCGCGAGCAGATGGCCGCCGCCTACCCGCTGCGCGCCCCGCTGGACGTCTCCGTCGGCGTCGGCCCCAACTGGGAGGTCGCCGCCCACTGA
- a CDS encoding alpha/beta fold hydrolase — MPYAVSPDGTRIAYQVRGQGAPLVLLAGQANNHHWWDGVREEFHATRSTVTLDWRGTGASDKPDVPYSTRQLAEDVRAVLDELGVERADVYGTSMGGRVAQWLAAEHGGRVRALVLGCTSPGGPQAVERSKEVRKALADEDPVASRAALLDLMYTPGWLAANTGPYQVVGDPAMPAYARGRHLVASNRHDAWDVLERIDCPTLVLHGSDDLLNPAANAHLLVERIAGARLELIPGARHAYFDEFRSVAGPLVREFIA, encoded by the coding sequence GTGCCGTATGCCGTGAGCCCGGACGGGACCCGCATCGCCTACCAAGTCCGTGGCCAGGGAGCCCCGTTGGTGCTGCTCGCCGGACAGGCGAACAACCACCACTGGTGGGACGGGGTCCGGGAGGAGTTCCATGCCACCCGCAGCACCGTCACGCTCGACTGGCGGGGTACCGGCGCCAGTGACAAGCCGGATGTCCCGTACAGCACCAGGCAGTTGGCCGAGGACGTGCGTGCCGTGCTGGACGAGCTCGGCGTCGAGCGAGCGGACGTGTACGGCACCTCGATGGGTGGCCGGGTGGCCCAGTGGCTGGCGGCGGAGCACGGTGGGCGGGTCCGTGCGCTGGTGCTCGGCTGCACCTCGCCCGGGGGGCCGCAGGCCGTCGAGCGGAGCAAGGAGGTGCGGAAGGCACTGGCCGACGAGGATCCGGTGGCCTCCCGCGCCGCACTGCTCGACCTGATGTACACCCCCGGGTGGCTGGCCGCCAACACCGGCCCGTACCAGGTGGTCGGCGACCCGGCGATGCCCGCCTACGCGCGCGGGCGCCACCTGGTGGCCAGCAACCGGCACGACGCCTGGGACGTGCTGGAGCGGATCGACTGCCCGACCCTCGTCCTGCACGGTAGCGACGACCTGCTCAACCCGGCGGCCAACGCCCACCTGCTGGTCGAGCGCATCGCCGGGGCCCGGCTGGAGCTGATCCCGGGGGCACGGCATGCCTACTTCGACGAATTCCGTTCCGTGGCCGGGCCGTTGGTGCGGGAGTTCATCGCCTAG
- the hrpB gene encoding ATP-dependent helicase HrpB encodes MSQQLPVSAALPALHEALDRRGVAVLAAPPGTGKTTLVPLALAGLLGDRAVRRVLVAEPRRLAVRAAARRMAWMLGEGVGGRVGYTVRGDRRVGAGTVVEVVTTGVLLQRLQRDQELAGVDVVVLDECHERHLDADTALAFLLDVRATLRPELRLLCASATSDTAAWAELLGGSDESGEAAPVVEAHGVSHAVEVIWAPPPRPVRPAHGNRPDPLLLDHLAGTVRRALAEREGDVLCFLPGVGEIGRVAGLLGELPGVSVLQLHGQAPQAVQEAALTAGSGRRVILSTSVAESSLTVPGVRVVVDSGLAREPRTDHARGLAGLVTVRASLAAARQRAGRAGREAPGFAYRCWAEAEDALAARFPTPEIALADLTAFALQAACWGAPGGEGLTLPDRPPAGALAAARQTLLALGAITPEGRATERGHRIARAGLHPRLARALLDGAPLVGARRAAELVALLSEEPPRAYGDDLAAAWRTARTGRDAYTARWREETRRLSQGEAPATELSDQAAAGLVVALAHPERIARARSAEGPYLMASGTAAETGPGSAVAGAPWLAVAVADRAAGAHSARVRLAAVLDEETAKVAGAALLSEREEVHWAGGRRGDVVARRVATLGAIELTEAQLTNPSVELVRAALLDGLRREGVDAVLTWTPAALALRERLAFLHRELGAPWPDMSPAALADPDWLEPELSRARRRADLARIDLTAALQRLLPWATGEAGRLEELAPERVMVPSGSRIRVDYSGERPVLAVKLQELFGWQAAPALAGGRVPLTVHLLSPAGRPAAVTGDLAGFWREGYRAVRAELRGRYPRHPWPEDPTEAQATKHTNPRR; translated from the coding sequence ATGTCGCAGCAACTTCCCGTCTCCGCCGCCCTCCCCGCCCTGCACGAGGCTCTCGACCGGCGTGGCGTGGCCGTGCTGGCCGCGCCGCCCGGGACCGGGAAGACCACGTTGGTGCCGTTGGCGCTGGCCGGGCTGCTGGGGGATCGGGCGGTGCGGCGGGTGCTGGTGGCCGAGCCGCGGCGGCTCGCGGTGCGGGCTGCGGCGCGGCGGATGGCCTGGATGCTGGGCGAGGGGGTCGGCGGGCGGGTCGGGTACACCGTGCGCGGGGACCGGCGGGTCGGGGCCGGGACGGTGGTGGAGGTGGTGACCACCGGGGTGCTGCTGCAGCGGTTGCAGCGCGACCAGGAGCTGGCCGGGGTGGACGTGGTGGTGCTGGACGAGTGCCACGAGCGGCACCTGGACGCCGACACCGCGCTGGCCTTCCTGCTGGACGTCCGGGCCACGCTCCGGCCCGAGCTGCGGCTGCTCTGCGCCTCGGCGACCTCCGACACCGCGGCCTGGGCCGAGCTGCTCGGCGGCTCGGACGAGAGCGGGGAGGCCGCGCCGGTGGTGGAGGCGCACGGCGTCTCGCACGCCGTCGAGGTGATCTGGGCTCCCCCGCCGCGCCCCGTGCGCCCCGCGCACGGCAACCGGCCCGACCCCCTGCTGCTCGACCACCTGGCCGGGACGGTCCGGCGCGCGCTGGCCGAGCGGGAGGGCGACGTGCTCTGCTTCCTGCCCGGGGTGGGCGAGATCGGCCGGGTGGCCGGGCTGCTCGGGGAGCTGCCGGGGGTGAGCGTGCTCCAGCTGCACGGACAGGCGCCGCAGGCCGTCCAGGAGGCGGCGCTGACCGCCGGGAGCGGGCGGCGGGTGATCCTCTCCACCTCGGTGGCCGAATCCTCGCTGACCGTGCCGGGCGTGCGGGTGGTGGTCGACTCCGGGCTGGCCCGGGAGCCGCGCACCGACCACGCCCGGGGGCTGGCCGGGCTGGTGACCGTCCGCGCCTCGCTGGCCGCCGCCCGGCAGCGGGCCGGGCGCGCCGGGCGTGAGGCGCCGGGCTTCGCGTACCGCTGCTGGGCCGAGGCGGAGGACGCGCTCGCCGCCCGCTTCCCCACCCCCGAGATCGCTCTCGCCGACCTCACCGCCTTCGCCCTCCAGGCCGCCTGCTGGGGCGCGCCCGGCGGCGAGGGCCTGACCCTCCCCGACCGCCCGCCGGCCGGGGCGCTGGCCGCCGCGCGGCAGACCCTGCTCGCGCTCGGCGCGATCACCCCCGAGGGCCGCGCCACCGAGCGCGGCCACCGGATCGCCCGGGCCGGCCTGCACCCCCGGCTGGCCCGGGCCCTGCTCGACGGCGCCCCGCTGGTCGGCGCCCGCCGGGCCGCCGAGCTGGTCGCCCTGCTCTCCGAGGAGCCCCCGCGCGCCTACGGCGACGACCTCGCCGCCGCCTGGCGCACCGCCCGCACCGGCCGGGACGCCTACACCGCCCGCTGGCGCGAGGAGACCCGCCGGCTGAGCCAGGGGGAGGCCCCGGCCACCGAGCTCTCCGACCAGGCCGCCGCCGGCCTGGTCGTGGCGCTCGCCCACCCCGAGCGGATCGCCCGGGCGCGGAGCGCCGAGGGGCCGTACCTGATGGCCTCCGGGACGGCGGCCGAGACCGGGCCGGGGTCGGCGGTGGCCGGGGCGCCCTGGCTGGCGGTGGCGGTGGCCGACCGGGCGGCGGGGGCGCACTCGGCGCGGGTGCGGCTGGCGGCCGTGCTGGACGAGGAGACGGCCAAGGTGGCCGGGGCGGCGCTGCTGAGCGAGCGCGAGGAGGTGCACTGGGCGGGCGGGCGCCGGGGCGACGTGGTGGCCCGCCGGGTGGCCACGCTCGGGGCGATCGAGCTCACCGAGGCCCAACTGACCAATCCTTCCGTCGAGTTGGTGCGCGCCGCACTGCTCGACGGGCTACGCCGCGAGGGCGTGGACGCGGTGCTGACCTGGACCCCGGCCGCCCTGGCGCTGCGCGAACGGCTCGCCTTCCTGCACCGCGAACTCGGCGCGCCCTGGCCGGACATGAGCCCGGCCGCACTCGCCGACCCCGACTGGCTGGAGCCCGAACTCTCCCGGGCCCGCCGCCGCGCCGACCTGGCCCGGATCGACCTGACGGCCGCGCTCCAGCGCCTGCTGCCCTGGGCCACCGGCGAGGCCGGACGGCTGGAGGAGCTGGCGCCGGAGCGGGTGATGGTGCCCAGCGGCTCGCGGATCCGGGTCGACTACTCGGGCGAACGCCCGGTGCTGGCGGTCAAGTTGCAGGAGCTGTTCGGCTGGCAGGCCGCCCCGGCGCTGGCCGGCGGCCGGGTGCCGCTGACGGTGCACCTGCTCTCCCCCGCCGGCCGCCCGGCCGCCGTCACGGGCGACCTGGCCGGCTTCTGGCGCGAGGGCTACCGCGCCGTCCGCGCCGAACTCCGCGGCCGCTACCCCCGCCACCCCTGGCCGGAGGACCCGACCGAGGCGCAGGCCACCAAGCACACCAACCCTAGGCGATGA
- a CDS encoding PaaI family thioesterase has protein sequence MTESGPVLNVPQDVLDHFAKLGVDASTFSGGHLGEKMGIQIVEASGDRVVGTMPVEGNQQPYGLLHGGASAALAETLGSIGAMLHAGPGRYAVGVDLNATHHRSATSGLVTGVATAVFKGRTAATYEIAITDDTGKRITSCRLTCMLRDI, from the coding sequence ATGACCGAATCGGGCCCGGTGCTGAACGTCCCGCAGGACGTCCTCGACCACTTCGCCAAGCTCGGCGTCGACGCCTCCACCTTCAGCGGGGGCCACCTCGGCGAGAAGATGGGCATCCAGATCGTGGAGGCCTCGGGCGACCGGGTCGTCGGCACCATGCCGGTGGAGGGCAACCAGCAGCCGTACGGGCTGCTGCACGGCGGGGCCTCGGCCGCGCTGGCCGAGACCCTCGGCTCGATCGGGGCGATGCTGCACGCCGGGCCGGGCCGGTACGCCGTGGGCGTCGACCTGAACGCGACCCACCACCGCTCGGCCACCTCCGGTCTGGTCACCGGGGTCGCCACGGCCGTCTTCAAGGGCCGCACCGCCGCCACCTACGAGATCGCGATCACCGACGACACCGGCAAGCGGATCACCAGCTGCCGGCTGACCTGCATGCTGCGCGACATCTGA
- a CDS encoding branched-chain amino acid ABC transporter substrate-binding protein — MRNRATLVVSIAVIGALSLTACGSRGGSKTSGGDSAGGTTTVTIGVDAPLTGDLSALGLGIKNSVDLAINQANANNEVPGVKFKIQALDDTAKPAPGQQNATQLVADKSVLGVVGPLNSSVAQSMQQIFNDAHLTEISPANTGVALTQGEAWASGKKVRPFASYFRTATTDAVQGPFAAQYLVNTAAKKKVFLIDDQKTYGAGLAATFKGEYTKLGGTIVGEEHVNPDDRDFSAIVTKVKASGADAVYYGGEYPAAGPLSLQLKDAGANIPLMGGDGIQSGDFIKLNAKSQGDLATAVGLPVESLPSAAKFIADYKAAAYKDAYETYGGYSYDSARAIILGVKAVVQANNGKLPSDARAKVVEAVQAVSFDGVTGKVSFDEYGDTTNKQLTVYKVDGGKWAVEKSGTFVAS; from the coding sequence GTGCGTAATCGTGCAACCCTTGTCGTGAGCATCGCAGTCATCGGAGCGCTCTCCCTGACCGCCTGCGGCTCGCGTGGTGGCAGCAAGACCTCCGGTGGCGACAGCGCCGGCGGCACCACCACCGTCACCATCGGTGTCGACGCGCCGCTCACCGGCGACCTCTCCGCCCTCGGCCTCGGCATCAAGAACTCGGTCGACCTGGCCATCAACCAGGCCAACGCCAACAATGAGGTCCCCGGCGTCAAGTTCAAGATCCAGGCCCTGGACGACACCGCCAAGCCGGCCCCCGGCCAGCAGAACGCCACCCAGCTGGTCGCCGACAAGTCGGTGCTCGGCGTGGTCGGCCCGCTGAACTCCTCCGTCGCCCAGTCGATGCAGCAGATCTTCAACGACGCCCACCTGACCGAGATCTCCCCGGCCAACACCGGCGTCGCCCTCACCCAGGGCGAGGCCTGGGCCAGCGGCAAGAAGGTGCGCCCCTTCGCGTCCTACTTCCGCACCGCGACCACCGACGCCGTGCAGGGCCCGTTCGCGGCCCAGTACCTGGTGAACACCGCGGCCAAGAAGAAGGTCTTCCTGATCGACGACCAGAAGACCTACGGCGCCGGCCTGGCCGCCACCTTCAAGGGCGAGTACACCAAGCTCGGCGGCACCATCGTCGGCGAGGAGCACGTCAACCCGGACGACCGCGACTTCAGCGCCATCGTCACCAAGGTCAAGGCCTCCGGCGCCGACGCCGTCTACTACGGCGGCGAGTACCCGGCCGCCGGCCCGCTCTCGCTCCAGCTCAAGGACGCCGGCGCCAACATCCCGCTGATGGGCGGCGACGGCATCCAGAGCGGCGACTTCATCAAGCTCAACGCCAAGAGCCAGGGCGACCTCGCCACCGCCGTCGGCCTCCCGGTCGAGTCCCTGCCCTCCGCCGCGAAGTTCATCGCCGACTACAAGGCCGCCGCGTACAAGGACGCCTACGAGACCTACGGCGGCTACTCCTACGACAGCGCCCGCGCCATCATCCTCGGCGTCAAGGCCGTCGTGCAGGCCAACAACGGCAAGCTCCCGAGCGACGCCCGCGCCAAGGTCGTCGAGGCCGTCCAGGCCGTCTCCTTCGACGGCGTGACCGGCAAGGTCTCCTTCGACGAGTACGGCGACACCACCAACAAGCAGCTCACCGTCTACAAGGTCGACGGTGGCAAGTGGGCCGTGGAGAAGTCCGGCACCTTCGTCGCCAGCTGA